The genomic segment ACAGCTCTTCTACAACACTGCTATCGCTACCTACATCTGGGTGGTCACCAACCGCAAAGCCCCTGAACGCGCGGGCCGCGTTCTGCTAGTAGACGCTACTTCGTTCTGGACGCCTTTACGCAAGAGCCTCGGCAAGAAGCGCCGCGAGATTCCCGCACACAAGACTGCGGAGATACTGCGCTTACTCGATGCCTTCGAGGAAGGCGAGTTCTGCCGTGTCTACCCAACGACCCACTTCGGATACCGAAAGATTACTGTCGAGCGACCCCTCAGACTCAATTTCGAGGCGTCACCAGAGCGTATCGCCCTACTTGATGACAAGCCTGCGTTCAAGAAGCTGGCTGTCTCAAAGAAGAAGGATGCGGGGATCAAGGCTGCCGAGGAGGCCGAAGGCCGGAAGCGCCAGGACGAGATCAAGCGGTTGCTTTTCACACTACAAGGCCAGGTCTTCACCAACCGTGACGAATTCCTCGACACGCTTAAGAATGCCGAGGCGAATCACGACATCAAGCTTGACGCTCCCATTCGCAAGGCGGTGCTTGCTGCTCTATCGGAGCGCGATGAGAGCACCGACATGTGCACTGACTCGAAGGGCAACATAGAGTCCGATCCAGAGCTGCGTGACATAGAGAATGTCCCGCTGGTCGAGTCGATTCAGGAGTATTTCGCTCGCGAGGTTACGCCGTACGTGCCGGATGCCTGGGTCAACACGGCGGTGACTGACCCAAAGGATGGCGAGATCGGACAAGTTGGCTACGAAATAAACTTCAACCGTTACTTCTACAAATACGTGCCCCCGCGTCCGCTGAACGAGATCGAAGCCAATCTAAGGGCAGTCGAGAACGAGATTCTTGAGCTGCTCAAGCAGGTTACCGCGTGAGCACGTACAAGCCCTCTAAGGCTCCATGGCTTGCGCGTATTCCCAGCACGTGGAGCGAAGCCCCACTGTTCACATTCTTCCGCGATAACAAGACCAAGAATATTGGCATGGCAGAGGCCAACGTTCTCTCGCTGAGCTACGGGACGATCAAGCGGCGTGACCTAGACTCTGGAATGGGCCTACTCCCGGAGTCGTTCGAGACCTACCAAATCGTTGAGCCCGGCGATATCGTGATGCGCCTTACCGATCTACAGAATGATCAACGCAGTCTACGAACGGGTCTCGTGAGGGAGCGCGGCATCGTAACCTCTGCGTATCTTGCACTGAGGCCGTCCAAGTACGTTGATCCCCGGTTCGCGCATTATCTCCTGCACTCCCTGGACACGATGAAGGTCTACTACGGCTTGGGTGCAGGTGTTCGTCAAACGATGAAGTACCGCGACCTCAGCGGAGCTTACCTTGCGATGCCTATGCGAGTGGTACAGACACAGATTGCGGACTATCTTGATTCTGAAATCGCCCGCATCGACGCCCTGATCGACCGCAAGCAGCGCTTCATCGACCTGCTACTTGAGAAGCGCACCGCCATCATTGCTCACGCCGTGACCAAGGGGTTCGATTACAAAGCGGAGATGAAGGACTCGGGTATCGAGTGGTTCGGCGCTATCCCACTGCACTGGACTGTCGGTCGCCTGAAAGATCTAGTTACATCCATCCAGACGGGACCCTTTGGCACCCAGCTTGGGGCGAACGACTACATGGTCGACGGCACGCCGGTCATCAACCCCGTTCACATCAAGGACAACCGACTAGTGCCGGATCCAGAGACGTCGGTAACCGAGGCGACCGTAGCGAGGTTAAACGGGTATTTGCTGCGAACGGCTGATGTGGTCTGTGCCCGACGCGGCGATCTGGGTAGATGTGCGGTAGTCACGCCACAACAGGAGGGGTGGGTGACAGGCACTGGCAGCCTCCGGGTTCGACCAAACCAGCGAAGGGTGGCTCCCGAGTTCCTCCAGCTGCTCATCTCGCAACAGGGCTCCAGGGACTGGCTCAGCCTTCAGTCGGTCGGTGCGACGATGGACAACCTGAACGAGGGCATCCTTGCTCGTCTCCCGGTCGCCGCACCCGACGTCGTCGAACAACGCAGTATCATCAGGAGGATTGGCGCAGATGTGTGCAAGGTGGATGATTTGGTCGAACGTACGCGACGCAGCATCGACCTGCTCCGCGAGTACCGCACGGCCCTGATATCCGCAGCTGTGACCGGTCAGATCGACATTCCGGGCACCGAGACCTAGGAGGAGGTCGCGTGAACGTTAACATCAAGGAGGCCGCGTTCGAGTCCGACATCGAGGGTGCCCTCCTTGCTGGTGGCCCCGACGCACTCGAGGGGCGGTTCCTCGCGCACGAGGATCCCGCCGAGTACGGAACGTGGATTCCCGGCAGCTACCTAAGCCGTACCGCCGCAGATTTCGACAAGCAGCTGGCCCTCCTGCCCAAAGACACACTCGACTTCGTGATGACGACGCAGCCAGAAGCGTGGGAGAAGCTCTCACAGCATCACGGCGCTGACGTGAAGGGCAAGTTCCTCAAGCGCGTCTCTTCCGAGATTGAGAAGCACGGCTTGCTCCACGTCCTGCGCGAAGGCGTGAAGGACTCGGGCTGCAAGTTCTCACTTGCGTTCTATCCGCCGGCAAGCGGCCTGAACGTCGAGACCGCCAAGCTTTACGAAGCCAACGTCTTCTCGGTCGTGCGACAGCTACACTACTCGGAACGCAACAAGAACTCCATCGACGTCGTCCTCTTCCTGAACGGCCTGCCGATCTTCACCGCCGAGCTCAAGAACCAGCTCAATGGCCAGAACGTCCAAGACGCCATCAAGCAGTATCGCTTCGACCGCGATCCGCATGAGCCGCTCTTGCGACTTGGGCGTGTGCTCGCTCACTTCGCGGTGGACACCGAACTCGCGTATGTGACTACCGAACTTGCTGGACCCAAAACGGTATTCCTGCCGTTCAATCAGGGCAACAACGGTGGCGCTGGCAATCCGACTGTACCGCCAACCCAGAAAGGCTACGGCACGTCCTACCTATGGGAGTACGTTTGGTCGCGGGACTCCGTGCTCGATCTCGTCTTGAACTTCGTCGCCTCTCTCAGCGTCGAGGACGATAAGGGCAGGAGCACCCGTCGGAAAAAGCTCGTCTTCCCGCGCTTCCACCAGCTCAAAGCTGTGCGTGATCTCGTTGACGATGCTAGACAGAAGGGTGCCGGAGAGCATTATCTGATCCAGCACTCGGCGGGGTCGGGCAAGTCGAACACGATCGCGTGGCTCGCACATAGGCTCACGACCCTGCACGACGCGGATGACAACCGTATTTTCGACACCATCGTAGTCGTGACAGACCGTCGTGTGCTGGACCGCCAGCTACAAAAGACCATCCGGTCCTTCGAGAAGACTGCCGGGC from the Actinomycetota bacterium genome contains:
- a CDS encoding type I restriction endonuclease — translated: MNVNIKEAAFESDIEGALLAGGPDALEGRFLAHEDPAEYGTWIPGSYLSRTAADFDKQLALLPKDTLDFVMTTQPEAWEKLSQHHGADVKGKFLKRVSSEIEKHGLLHVLREGVKDSGCKFSLAFYPPASGLNVETAKLYEANVFSVVRQLHYSERNKNSIDVVLFLNGLPIFTAELKNQLNGQNVQDAIKQYRFDRDPHEPLLRLGRVLAHFAVDTELAYVTTELAGPKTVFLPFNQGNNGGAGNPTVPPTQKGYGTSYLWEYVWSRDSVLDLVLNFVASLSVEDDKGRSTRRKKLVFPRFHQLKAVRDLVDDARQKGAGEHYLIQHSAGSGKSNTIAWLAHRLTTLHDADDNRIFDTIVVVTDRRVLDRQLQKTIRSFEKTAGLVENIDATSRQLKEALEGGKQIIVTTLQKFPVIVNEMGELSGHSFAVIIDEAHSSTSGEQTKDLKKVLAADSLSEAAAEESGAPEDYEDKIVAEMRARGRLKNASFFAFTATPKPKTLELFGRKTPEGEFEAFSLYSMRQAIEEKFILDVLKSYTTYKMYWRLLKSVEEDPHYDHDKASYLLRAFVDLNEHTIRNKVEIMVEHFRNNTAGRIGGKAKAMIVTRSRLHAVRYKLIVDAYLREQGYPYKSLVAFSGYVHDGGQEYSEPSMNGISEKQTAATFHLPEYRFLIVAEKFQTGFDEPLLHTMYVDKKLGGVHAIQTLSRLNRIHPGKDDTMVLDFVNEADSIAESFQP
- a CDS encoding restriction endonuclease subunit S; this translates as MSTYKPSKAPWLARIPSTWSEAPLFTFFRDNKTKNIGMAEANVLSLSYGTIKRRDLDSGMGLLPESFETYQIVEPGDIVMRLTDLQNDQRSLRTGLVRERGIVTSAYLALRPSKYVDPRFAHYLLHSLDTMKVYYGLGAGVRQTMKYRDLSGAYLAMPMRVVQTQIADYLDSEIARIDALIDRKQRFIDLLLEKRTAIIAHAVTKGFDYKAEMKDSGIEWFGAIPLHWTVGRLKDLVTSIQTGPFGTQLGANDYMVDGTPVINPVHIKDNRLVPDPETSVTEATVARLNGYLLRTADVVCARRGDLGRCAVVTPQQEGWVTGTGSLRVRPNQRRVAPEFLQLLISQQGSRDWLSLQSVGATMDNLNEGILARLPVAAPDVVEQRSIIRRIGADVCKVDDLVERTRRSIDLLREYRTALISAAVTGQIDIPGTET
- a CDS encoding SAM-dependent methyltransferase — encoded protein: MVALPEQLFYNTAIATYIWVVTNRKAPERAGRVLLVDATSFWTPLRKSLGKKRREIPAHKTAEILRLLDAFEEGEFCRVYPTTHFGYRKITVERPLRLNFEASPERIALLDDKPAFKKLAVSKKKDAGIKAAEEAEGRKRQDEIKRLLFTLQGQVFTNRDEFLDTLKNAEANHDIKLDAPIRKAVLAALSERDESTDMCTDSKGNIESDPELRDIENVPLVESIQEYFAREVTPYVPDAWVNTAVTDPKDGEIGQVGYEINFNRYFYKYVPPRPLNEIEANLRAVENEILELLKQVTA